The Streptomyces noursei ATCC 11455 sequence CCGATCATGATCAAGGCGAAAAGGCTGAGGTTCTTTGTGCTGGCCGCGCTCATGTCCATGGCGGACTGTGTCCGTTCTGCCGTGCGAAGAGATCCGGACACACCCTAAGTGAACTTTTTGCTCATTCTTTCATCCGCTCGGTCTCCGGCTACCGATCACAGTCCTGGTGGGGGAGGTCACCGTCCGGCTGCGCGTGGGGTCGTCCGGCCCGCTTCGGGGCGGCCGGAATCAGCCGATCCGTCTCAACGAGCCGAGTCGACGCAGGCCATCGGGAGAAGGCTCAGCGCCCAGCCGACGAGCGGTCGTCTCGACGAAGCCAGTCACCCCTGGTCGGCAGCCCGCAGTCGACTGGCGTCGGTGAGACCAGACACTCACTGCGAGGCGGCCGGCGGGGTGGCGCGGATCGACCGGTGACCGCGTCACGCTCCGTCGGCCTGCCCATTGACCTACCCCTCCATATGTCCCTCATGTCCCTCATGTCCCTCCGCGCGTGCCTGTCCATCGGCTCCGCCGCGGCCGTCGGGGCGGCCTTCGTCGCTGACTGGTTCCTCGACCGGGAAGAAGATCGGGCTCATCAGGTGGGGCCTGCGGCCTGGCGCCGGCCCGTTGCCCGCGCGTGACGCGAAGGAATGACGCAACTCATCGATCATTTCGGCGAGTTCGTCAGGGCTGAGCCAGTAGACGCCCTGTCGGTAGCCCACGGAGTCGGCGAACGGCGCGGCTCCTGGCCTGTCGAGGTAGGCGTTGAACTCGGCGAGCAAGACGGCCATGGCGGCGGCGAACCCGCGGCGGTGGTCGTCCAGGGACATCGACGCTCCCGCCTCGGGGGTGATCGCCATCCGGTCCCGGCGAAGCCGGTAGCGCCGCTCCACCGCGCCACGCACCCGTTGCTCGCCCGCCACCTCCAGCACCCCGCCCTCGGCCAGCAGACCGACGTGTCGGTACACGGTGGACTTGGGGACGTCGTGCAGTACCGCGCACAACTCAACGGCCGAGCAGGTCCGCCCGCCGGACATGGCGTGGGTGATGCGCAGTCGCACCGGGTGCAGCAGCAGGTCGAGGGTGTCCACTCCCTAATGCTCCCATAGCTGGTACCGTTCCCAAAGTTGAGAACTCATGAAGGGGGCATGGGAACATGACAGCGAACACGGACGCCTCGCCGGCTTCGAACCGGTTGAGCAACGAGGCGATGCATCCGCTGCGCACGCTGGACCCGGACGGGCCGCAGGACGATCTGACCTGGCTGGACGAGGCGATCGGCGACGCGAGGGTGGTGGCGATCGGCGAGAACGCCCACTACAACCACGAGTCCTACCTCTTGCGTCACCGCCTGATGCGCTACCTGGTCGAGCGGCACGGGTTCGGCGCCTACGCGATGGAGTCGGGATTCGTCGAGGGCCGGCTGACCGACGACTGGGTCCGCGGCGGCCAGGGGCAGCCCGGCCACGTCATGGCCAACGGCATCACATCGCTGATGGGACTGTGGACCGAGATGCGGGACCATCTGGAGTGGATGCGCGGGCACAACCTCACCGCCGCTCGACCGGTCGGCTTCTACGGCATCGACCTGTCCGGGTCGAACGTGTCCGTGCTGCCCGGTCTGGACACCGCCATCGCCTACCTCGCGCAGGCGGACCCCGACTTCGAGGTGGACCCGAGCATCCGGGAAACCGCAGCCGCCTTCGCGGTGCCCTCCGCTTTCTCCCTCGCCCAGGCCGTTGCCGCCTACGGACAGCTCGCACCCGCGCGTCGGGACGCGTTGACGGCGGGCTTGGCCGAGCTCACCGGGCGCATGGAGGGACGCAGCCTGCACTACCGGGGACGGACCACTGCCGGCGCCTACGATCGCGCGCTGCGCGCGTTGCGCCTGGCAGTCGTCATCGACGCCAATGCCCGCGCCATGGCCCGAGGCGACCGGGACAGCCTGTTCGCCAACCGTGACGCCGCCATCGCGGACACCGTCGAATGGATCCTGCGTCGGGAGGACCGGATCATACTGGTCGCCCACAACGGCCACGTCCAGCGCTGGCCGGCCCTGTGGCCCGGCATGACGTCGGCGGCCGCCATGGGCATGCACCTGGCCGATCGGATCGGCGAGGACTACCTCGCCATCGGCATCACCAACGGCACCGGACAGACCCTCAGCACAGGAGCCGACTTCTACACCGGCAAGCTCTTCACCGACCTGCAGCCACCCCGGCCCGGCAGCCTGGATGCGCTCATGGCCGCCAGCAGTGACGAGCCCTTCGCCACCGACCTGCGCCGACTGTCCCCCGCCGACACCGCCGCCGTCCGGGCCAGCTCCCAGCAGCGTCTGGGCACTCTCTACTCCGATGTGCGGCCCCTGGACGCCTACGACGTCATCATCCACCTCCCCCACGTCACCGCGGCCCAACCCGACGACGAGGCCCTCGCCAACTCACCACACGACGTGCAGGAGGCGTTCGCCCAGTGGAAGTCACAATGACCAGGGCCGGCCAGAACGCCGCGCCAGGCCCCACCTACTGAGGCCACGCTCTGCCGGCCCATCCCACCTTGTCCGTTCACGTCGACCTCGACATCCCTGACCGGTCTCCGGTCTCCGGTCTCCGGCGGCAGAATCAATCGAACAGGGAGCTACCGAAGCCGAGCGGATCCACGCCGAACAGTCCCAAACGAAACAGCCCGGAACCGAACTCGTCGAACAGGCCGGGGCCATCCCCATCGGAGCCCCCCTGGTCGCCATTGCTCCGTTCGCCGTCACCCCCATCGACGCTCCCCGGGCCAACGCCGCCCGAGCCCCCACCATCGCCGTCACCACGGCACTGATCGCACCCGTCATGCCGACGACCGTCAACCCGCTCGCCGCCGTCCCCCGCGCCGCCGTCCCCCGCGGCGACACCGCCAGAGCCAACACCACCAGAGCCGACGCCGCCCGAGCCGAACCCATCGCCGTCACCACGGCACTGATCGCACCCGTCGTGCCGTCGACCGTCAACGCGCTCCCCGTCACCCCCCGAACCAACTCCCCCCGAGCCAAATCCGTCGTCATCACCGCCACGGCACCACGGGTCACACCCGTCGTGCCGTCGATCGCGGCCGTGGTCGCCGCTCGTCCCCACGGCCCGGCCCTGAGGGACACCCTGGGCCGGGCCGGCGAGCGGGGCGGCCATCACGACGGCGAGCGCCGCAGCGGCAAGCGAACGGCCTATGTACGTATGCATCGCGTTTTCTCCTGGTCGGCAGGAAATCGGGCGCGAGATGTGTACCTCCCACATGCCGGATTTCACGCAGGCGCGCCCGATTCCCACTCCATCGGCCGGCAAAGTTGCACCGTTCGTGGCCCTGGACCGAGACCGAGGAACACGAGACAACCCTTCAGAGGGTCGGCAGCGGATCTCCCTCCCCGGGATCGCCGCTGCCCTTGCCGCCTTCGTCCTGCCTGTACGCGGTCCCACGCCAGGCCGGACGCACGGCCGCAAGTCCCATCAGACAGCGCAAGCCGTAGCGACGTTGGTCATGGCGTTCCGTTCCCTGCCGAACCGGCCGCGAGGAGCTGGCGAAACCCACGGTGTCATGCGGGCACCGGTTCGTCGGCGAGGTAGGGCGGGGCGGGTTCGTACTGGATGTACCGGCGGACGGCGCGCGCGTGGTCGCGGCCGTGGAGGCGGCCGACGAGCCACAGGGCCATGTCGATTCCCGCTGAGACGCCCTGACTGGTGACGAGGTTCTCGTCGACGACATAGCGGGCGTCGCGGACCACGGTGACGTCGCCCCTGGCCTGCAGGGTGTCCTCGAAGAGGTGGTGGGTTGCGACCCGGCGGCCGCGTGCCGGGCCTGCTTCGTGCAGGAGCAGGGCGCCGGTGCACACGCTGGTGGTCCAGGTGGTGTTGGCGGCGGTGGTGCGGATCCAGTCGATGAGTACGGGGTTGGACACCTGGCGGCGGGTCCCGTTGCCGCCCGGGACCAGCAGGACGTCCAGCGGAGGGTGGTCGTCCAGGGTGTGGTCCGGCAGGACCCGCATGCCCTTGTTGCAACGGACGGCGCCGGGGTGTTCGGCGATGAGCCGCACGGTGTCGGCGTGCTCGCGCAGCATGGAGGAGGCGGTGAACACCTCCCACGGCCCGACGAAGTCCAGTTCCTCCGCTCCCTCGAAGATCAGTATCCCGTAGGCGGTCATAGGTACTCCTTGGTGGATCGGAATCGGTCGCGGTAGTCGGACGGTGCGACGCCGACGTGCCGGTGGAACGCGCGGCGCAGCGTCTCCGCGGTGCCGAACCCGTACCGCCGTGCGAGGGTCTCGATGGGGTGGTCGCTCTCGGCGAGCGCCCGCTTCGCGGCCTCGATGCGTACGCCCTCGACATACGTCGCCGGCGGGACGTCGAGTTCGGCTGTGAACCTGCGCTGGAGATGACGGGGGCTCAGCCCGGCGCGCGAGGCGAGCTCGGTGATGCCGTGCCGGGCACCGGGGTCGGCGTGGATCGCCGCGACCACGGCACGGATGGGATCGGTGGCCGGCTGGGTGGACCACAACGGCACACTGAACTGCGACTGGCTGCCGGGGCGGCGCAGAAACATCACCATCTCCTGCGCGACGGCGTGCGCGACCTCCCTGCCCAAGTCGTCCTCCACCAAGGCCAGTGCGAGGTCCATCCCTGCCGTCACCCCGGCCGACGTCCACACCCGCCCGTCCCTGAGAAAGATCGGATCGCAGTCGACGACCAGTTCAGGATGCTCCCGTACGAGCTGCTGCTCGCGCGCCCAGTGGGTGGTCACCCTTCGTCCTCGGACCAGTCCCGCGGCAGCCAGCAGGAACACTCCACTGCACACCGAGGTGACCCGGCGGGCACTGGCCCCAGCGGTGGCGACCCAATGTGTCAGTGCGGGATCATGCCTGGCCTGGTCGACCCCGCCGCCTCCCGCCACCACCACGGTGTCGATCCCCGCGGGGTCCACATCGGCCACTCCGTAGGGAACGTGTACCGAGAGGCCACTGCCGAACCGGACCGCTCCCGGCTGCGGTGCCGTGATCTGGCAGGTGTAACCACCGGTGAGCTTGTGAGCATGGTCGAACACCTCGTACGGGCCGAAGAGGTCGAGGGGCTGGAAACCCTCGAAGATCACAAAAACGATGCGGCGCTGATCCACTCCTCCACCCTGTCGTCGGCGCCGGAGGGCGTCAACGACACATACCCCACGCTTTACGCCATGCCGGAGAGCGCGAACGTGGCTGCTGAGAGCGGCTGAGCGGTGGGGCACAGCCACGGCACCCCACCCTCGAACCCGGGCCGAGACGATATGCGCGCGATAGTCGGAACCCGTAATCCTCGGCTCGCGACCATTCACGAGACCACGGTCAGAGTTCTGGAATTCGCCCAGTTGAGGTCCTCGTCGGCGTCGAAATCGCCCTCGGCATCGGCATCGGCATCGGCCGTCAACGTCGGGGCTTCGCCGGGGGACGGCCGATCAGGCCACCGGCTACCCCGGGCCCCTCGACCTAACACGCTATTTTTCCTTTGCTTCGGCCTGACCGTCGACCTGCGCCATCCGTAGGGCGTCACGGAGAGACCGTCGTTGTTCCGGCGCCATCATGCCGAAGAAGGCAACGAGTGCGGCGGCGGGATTGTCGCTGGTGGACCATGCCTCGTTCATGAGTGCGGCCGAGTAGGCGGCGCGAGTGGAGACCGCTTTGTATCGATAGGCGCGGCCTTCGGCTTCGCGGCGCACCCAGCCCTTCTGATGGAGGTTGTCCAATACGGTCATGACCGTGGTGTAGGCGATCGACCGCTCCTTCTGGAGATCCTCCAGAACTTCTCGAACAGTGACCGGGCGGTTCCACTCCCAGACCCGCGTCATCACCGCGTCTTCCAAATCTCCCAAGGGCCTTGGCATACAAGAAGAATAGTGAGAGACACCGGAAATGCCGGCCATTTCCGCCCTGCATCCCCCGAAAAGAAGGTGTGGATGGGGGTGATGAATCCGGGCCGTCGCCCCCGCACAGCGCCTCAGCGATGCGGCTGATGCCGGACGGGATGTCGGGCACGGTGCCGCGAGCGTACGGGTTCGCCTCGACGAATTACGGCACCGTGTCGATCACGAGCAGTGCACTCGTGCAGCAGCTGATGCCGGATTCACGGGTGCTCGATGCCGAGAAGGTCGGTGAAACGCTCATGGACATCACGCCAGGGCTGCCCGGGGCGGACAGCTTTGCCCATGACTGTCCTGGTCGAGGAATACTGGCGCGAGATCAGCACGGGCCTCGCCCAACATGCCGTTCCGGTACGGCACTTCGTCCTCCAGGCCGACCAAGACACCCTCCGCGGACGCGTCGAGGGGCCACTCCACACCACTCGCCCTTCCGTCTCGAACATCTTGAGCCCTACATGGACTCGGCCAGGGGCCCAGCTCAGCCCGGCGCCGCGGGGTCGGCCACCCCGAAAAGTCACAGCCGCCGCGTAGCGGGTGGTTGTTCGGCGAATGCGGCGCGGTAGGCGCGCGGGCTGGTTGCCAGGCGGGACGCGAAGTGCTGGCGCATGGTGATCTCGCTGCCGAATCCGGACCGGCGGGCGACCTCGGGCATGGGCAGGTCGGTGCGTTCGAGGAGCTTCTGGGCCGCCGCGATGCGGTGGTCGACGAGCCAGCGGAGCGGGGTGGTACCGGTGGCTGCCGTGAAGTGCCGGGCGAAGGAGCGCGGCGACATCCCGGCGCGGGCGGCGAGCGCGGACACGGTCAGCGGCTCGTCGAGATGGGCCAGGGCGAAGGCGCGCACCTGGGCCAGGGCGTCCGCGTCGCGGTCGGCGTGCGGGGTGGGATGTTCGATGAATTGGGCCTGGGTGCCGGTCCGGAACGGTGCGGTGACCATGGAGCGGGCGACTGTCGCGGCCGCCTCCGCGCCGTGCGCGGTGCGCACCAGATGCAGACACAGGTCGATGCCGGCGGCGGTTCCGGCCGAGGTCCACAGAGTGCCGTCCTGGACGAACAAGGCGTCCGGTTCGACCCGCACCCGTGGGTGCCGGGCCCGCAGCAGGTCGGTCAGCGCCCAGTGGGTCAGCGCCCGACGGCCGTCCAGCAGTCCCGCCTGGGCGAGCGTGAAGGCGCCGCCGCACAGCGCGGCGATGGTGGTGCCCCGGGCATGGGCGCGGCGCAGCGCCGCCAGGACCGGCTCGGGTGCCGGCGTGACGTGGTCGTCCAGGCCAGGCACGAGGATGAGCTCGGCGCGGGGGAGCCAGGCGAGGGTGCGGTCTGGTGTGAGCGCGAGCCCGCCGCGCATCGGTACCGGTTCGGGGCCCGCGGCCACCCGGCGCAACTCGAACGCGGGCACCCCGCGGTCGGTGCGGTCCGCCCCCCACACCTCGGTGATCACCGAGACGTCGAAGGCCCGGAT is a genomic window containing:
- a CDS encoding helix-turn-helix domain-containing protein; the protein is MDTLDLLLHPVRLRITHAMSGGRTCSAVELCAVLHDVPKSTVYRHVGLLAEGGVLEVAGEQRVRGAVERRYRLRRDRMAITPEAGASMSLDDHRRGFAAAMAVLLAEFNAYLDRPGAAPFADSVGYRQGVYWLSPDELAEMIDELRHSFASRAGNGPAPGRRPHLMSPIFFPVEEPVSDEGRPDGRGGADGQARAEGHEGHEGHMEG
- a CDS encoding erythromycin esterase family protein, with product MTANTDASPASNRLSNEAMHPLRTLDPDGPQDDLTWLDEAIGDARVVAIGENAHYNHESYLLRHRLMRYLVERHGFGAYAMESGFVEGRLTDDWVRGGQGQPGHVMANGITSLMGLWTEMRDHLEWMRGHNLTAARPVGFYGIDLSGSNVSVLPGLDTAIAYLAQADPDFEVDPSIRETAAAFAVPSAFSLAQAVAAYGQLAPARRDALTAGLAELTGRMEGRSLHYRGRTTAGAYDRALRALRLAVVIDANARAMARGDRDSLFANRDAAIADTVEWILRREDRIILVAHNGHVQRWPALWPGMTSAAAMGMHLADRIGEDYLAIGITNGTGQTLSTGADFYTGKLFTDLQPPRPGSLDALMAASSDEPFATDLRRLSPADTAAVRASSQQRLGTLYSDVRPLDAYDVIIHLPHVTAAQPDDEALANSPHDVQEAFAQWKSQ
- a CDS encoding DJ-1/PfpI family protein — encoded protein: MTAYGILIFEGAEELDFVGPWEVFTASSMLREHADTVRLIAEHPGAVRCNKGMRVLPDHTLDDHPPLDVLLVPGGNGTRRQVSNPVLIDWIRTTAANTTWTTSVCTGALLLHEAGPARGRRVATHHLFEDTLQARGDVTVVRDARYVVDENLVTSQGVSAGIDMALWLVGRLHGRDHARAVRRYIQYEPAPPYLADEPVPA
- a CDS encoding GlxA family transcriptional regulator, translated to MDQRRIVFVIFEGFQPLDLFGPYEVFDHAHKLTGGYTCQITAPQPGAVRFGSGLSVHVPYGVADVDPAGIDTVVVAGGGGVDQARHDPALTHWVATAGASARRVTSVCSGVFLLAAAGLVRGRRVTTHWAREQQLVREHPELVVDCDPIFLRDGRVWTSAGVTAGMDLALALVEDDLGREVAHAVAQEMVMFLRRPGSQSQFSVPLWSTQPATDPIRAVVAAIHADPGARHGITELASRAGLSPRHLQRRFTAELDVPPATYVEGVRIEAAKRALAESDHPIETLARRYGFGTAETLRRAFHRHVGVAPSDYRDRFRSTKEYL
- a CDS encoding BlaI/MecI/CopY family transcriptional regulator, yielding MPRPLGDLEDAVMTRVWEWNRPVTVREVLEDLQKERSIAYTTVMTVLDNLHQKGWVRREAEGRAYRYKAVSTRAAYSAALMNEAWSTSDNPAAALVAFFGMMAPEQRRSLRDALRMAQVDGQAEAKEK
- a CDS encoding GlxA family transcriptional regulator, with product MTRPAPAHRIALLAFPGIRAFDVSVITEVWGADRTDRGVPAFELRRVAAGPEPVPMRGGLALTPDRTLAWLPRAELILVPGLDDHVTPAPEPVLAALRRAHARGTTIAALCGGAFTLAQAGLLDGRRALTHWALTDLLRARHPRVRVEPDALFVQDGTLWTSAGTAAGIDLCLHLVRTAHGAEAAATVARSMVTAPFRTGTQAQFIEHPTPHADRDADALAQVRAFALAHLDEPLTVSALAARAGMSPRSFARHFTAATGTTPLRWLVDHRIAAAQKLLERTDLPMPEVARRSGFGSEITMRQHFASRLATSPRAYRAAFAEQPPATRRL